A portion of the Nitrospira defluvii genome contains these proteins:
- a CDS encoding KAP family P-loop NTPase fold protein, with the protein MTKQQPEMPQYSRESDALRRWTFAHSIYQLIHGAPKEWSLRIGIFGRWGEGKTTVLNFIEQMAQRDECPVAKFNPWAVQDRKELWKTLVLAIEDAFKAGNFSKAKIKGKAEKIVQSEVTKKVLDEGLKFAGLGEVAEAIGGVLGPLIQGQLSMQKGDAEHVIRKRLGDRKLIVLVDDLDRANPDLVPHLLLGLREILDLQQCAFVMGFDPVVISKALPAVHAGWGSTPEFLEKIIDFPFWLPPVQSDDLRRLLDEELKSSPVNLDRHALEEVTHLLPTNPRKLKRFLRGLWRFNAQIERHDEADREWMFLLLIELLRGISFKTAERLLANKDLWDELQKSSFVGRMPDRGDRQVIEEEKWAKIMTNIIDEEADKEQQKKELEKAQFFKLMNAMRDLISAEKLSNVRYWARLEDDPPVLTWKEFRNIFQEWRGDPTKASLEKLGKDHAERTETPAEIVLRDLFGMVIAYREQFLAEAADSGTESDLVAAVEMAQVCLSMMSMLISDLRGFAGEPAFLFTNDFMGMFEHFSKWAHFTNHPRYVQARAAEIEVLKRGGREASKRAVDILNDLKPWDPLRGSMVKEAQALRDSVVDELIPGVIEEVRSRFTRNDGVNSMWGHDRHLVEKWILFRRDSGFYSKSGLEFLRSIVGRASTDAIIHSNLLQFVLMIGNASRHGLKVLGPSDVNPLASDKEIMPLVWQGAVSRKIQPRTLGSLKEVRARLVESLGDEQLLLTPDWLDVVG; encoded by the coding sequence ATGACTAAACAGCAGCCTGAAATGCCACAGTATAGCCGCGAGAGCGATGCTCTTCGCCGTTGGACGTTTGCTCACTCAATCTATCAATTGATCCATGGTGCTCCCAAGGAGTGGTCGTTGCGGATCGGAATCTTCGGCCGGTGGGGTGAAGGAAAAACGACGGTTCTTAACTTTATTGAACAGATGGCACAAAGAGATGAATGTCCTGTCGCAAAGTTTAATCCTTGGGCTGTCCAGGATAGGAAAGAGCTTTGGAAAACGTTGGTTCTTGCCATAGAAGATGCTTTCAAAGCAGGGAATTTCAGTAAAGCAAAAATCAAGGGTAAGGCAGAAAAGATTGTCCAGTCTGAAGTGACGAAGAAGGTATTGGATGAGGGGCTCAAGTTTGCCGGACTAGGGGAAGTCGCGGAAGCAATCGGAGGCGTTCTAGGGCCTTTGATTCAAGGCCAGCTGAGCATGCAAAAAGGCGATGCTGAGCATGTAATTAGAAAGAGATTGGGTGATCGCAAGCTAATAGTTCTCGTAGATGATCTTGACCGAGCTAACCCAGACCTAGTGCCGCACCTGTTGCTGGGGTTGCGGGAGATACTAGATTTACAACAGTGTGCATTTGTTATGGGGTTCGATCCCGTTGTCATTTCGAAAGCACTTCCTGCGGTTCATGCTGGGTGGGGAAGCACACCAGAATTTCTAGAGAAGATCATCGACTTTCCATTCTGGCTTCCTCCCGTTCAAAGCGATGACCTCCGCCGCCTTCTGGACGAGGAGCTAAAGTCTTCTCCGGTCAACCTTGACCGCCATGCACTCGAGGAGGTTACGCACCTATTGCCAACAAATCCCAGGAAGTTGAAACGTTTTCTTCGAGGGCTGTGGCGATTCAATGCTCAGATTGAGCGCCATGATGAGGCTGATAGGGAGTGGATGTTCCTACTACTCATAGAACTTCTTCGAGGTATCTCCTTTAAGACAGCAGAACGGCTGCTCGCGAACAAAGATCTGTGGGATGAATTGCAGAAAAGTTCATTTGTCGGCCGTATGCCAGACCGAGGGGATAGGCAAGTGATCGAGGAAGAGAAATGGGCCAAGATCATGACCAACATCATTGATGAGGAGGCAGATAAGGAGCAACAAAAGAAGGAGCTAGAGAAGGCGCAGTTTTTTAAACTCATGAATGCAATGAGGGACCTCATTTCTGCCGAGAAGTTAAGCAATGTTCGCTATTGGGCGAGGCTTGAAGATGATCCTCCTGTACTCACATGGAAGGAGTTCAGAAATATTTTCCAAGAGTGGCGGGGTGATCCCACTAAAGCCAGCCTGGAGAAACTGGGGAAGGATCATGCCGAGCGAACAGAGACGCCTGCGGAGATTGTGCTGAGAGATCTGTTCGGAATGGTTATCGCATACAGGGAGCAATTTTTAGCTGAAGCAGCTGATTCTGGCACTGAGAGTGATTTAGTCGCTGCGGTGGAAATGGCTCAGGTATGCCTTTCGATGATGAGTATGCTGATTTCCGATTTGCGAGGGTTTGCCGGAGAACCTGCATTTCTGTTCACCAACGACTTTATGGGAATGTTTGAGCATTTCTCAAAGTGGGCACACTTCACGAACCATCCTCGCTATGTTCAGGCACGTGCAGCAGAGATTGAAGTGTTGAAGCGAGGAGGACGCGAAGCATCAAAGCGGGCTGTGGATATTTTGAATGACCTTAAACCTTGGGACCCTCTTCGAGGATCAATGGTAAAGGAGGCTCAAGCGTTGAGGGACAGTGTCGTTGATGAATTGATTCCTGGTGTGATTGAGGAAGTCAGGAGCCGCTTCACACGGAATGATGGAGTCAATTCTATGTGGGGGCATGATCGGCATTTGGTGGAAAAATGGATCTTGTTCCGACGAGACAGCGGTTTTTACTCTAAGAGTGGCTTGGAGTTCCTTAGGTCTATTGTTGGGCGTGCCAGTACAGATGCCATAATCCATTCGAATTTGTTGCAGTTTGTGTTGATGATCGGCAATGCATCGAGACATGGTCTCAAAGTATTGGGCCCATCCGACGTAAATCCTCTGGCAAGCGACAAGGAAATCATGCCGTTAGTATGGCAAGGAGCCGTCTCAAGAAAAATTCAACCCAGAACGCTTGGATCGCTTAAAGAGGTAAGAGCGCGATTAGTTGAGTCATTGGGCGATGAACAGCTGTTGCTCACACCCGACTGGTTGGACGTCGTTGGCTAG
- a CDS encoding nucleotidyl transferase AbiEii/AbiGii toxin family protein, whose product MAAEPILVQAFSDLITDFNRRSVTYALAGGWAYSALVEPRATTDIDLLILLDPPSREQIQTLVSSLFDSTIIHPSPMVLQGILIWRIVGIRSEQEVVIDFLLADSAYLRTALERRHMVGFGALQVPMLSIEDLVILKIVAGRLQDRADLEKIRAREADLRIDWSYVDRWKATLGLVDR is encoded by the coding sequence ATGGCAGCAGAGCCAATCCTAGTCCAGGCGTTCTCCGACCTCATCACCGACTTCAACAGACGCAGCGTAACCTATGCGCTGGCGGGGGGCTGGGCCTACAGCGCCTTGGTGGAGCCTCGGGCCACCACGGACATCGACCTTCTTATTCTGCTGGATCCGCCTTCACGCGAACAAATACAGACACTCGTCTCATCTCTCTTCGACTCCACCATCATTCATCCGAGTCCTATGGTGCTTCAGGGGATCTTGATTTGGCGAATTGTGGGAATCCGTTCCGAGCAGGAAGTCGTGATCGATTTCCTCTTGGCAGACTCGGCCTACCTTCGCACCGCATTGGAACGCAGACATATGGTTGGATTTGGCGCACTACAGGTCCCGATGCTGTCAATCGAGGATCTCGTCATCCTCAAGATTGTGGCGGGGCGACTCCAGGATCGTGCCGATTTGGAGAAAATTCGCGCACGGGAAGCCGATTTGCGTATCGATTGGTCGTATGTGGACCGGTGGAAGGCGACGCTCGGGCTCGTCGACCGTTAG
- a CDS encoding LPP20 family lipoprotein, with amino-acid sequence MTMSAATGLLPAGRWLLCALVITSPALAADSSSDVRNHADRTFRQMRTGEQSVAPEQQNRPQPPAAQAYDVDRFLIGQGQGDLSKGPLVCQRVSELAARADIAKQIRVQVKEHAIDRLRERSGRETEQDIEVVREEIVQEYLQGVTIVERRKDEESKTCSAMAVMPKSTLPTPLAIEPMTTDSPAHR; translated from the coding sequence ATGACGATGTCTGCGGCAACCGGCTTACTCCCTGCGGGAAGGTGGCTTCTCTGTGCCCTCGTGATCACCTCTCCTGCGCTGGCTGCGGATTCGTCCTCCGATGTCCGCAACCATGCCGACCGCACGTTCCGCCAGATGCGCACCGGGGAGCAGAGCGTTGCGCCTGAACAGCAGAATCGGCCGCAGCCTCCAGCTGCTCAGGCCTATGATGTTGATCGCTTTCTGATCGGGCAGGGCCAGGGTGATTTGAGTAAAGGCCCCTTGGTGTGTCAACGCGTGTCGGAATTGGCCGCACGGGCCGACATCGCCAAACAAATTCGCGTGCAGGTCAAGGAACATGCGATCGATCGTCTGCGCGAGCGGAGCGGTCGCGAGACGGAGCAGGACATTGAAGTCGTGCGCGAGGAAATCGTGCAGGAATACCTGCAGGGCGTCACCATCGTGGAACGCCGCAAGGATGAGGAATCAAAAACCTGCTCAGCAATGGCCGTCATGCCGAAAAGCACGCTCCCAACTCCCCTCGCCATCGAACCAATGACCACTGATTCGCCCGCACATCGATAA
- a CDS encoding alkaline phosphatase family protein has product MSDIRTFSVTAAAFRMALFLGVILLFSSTSSMALAARGGGAGAPSTPEASTEHVVLFVLEGFGQESLKSGAMPVLSSLVKDGSVTWSATAVAPARRLPTMASLVTGMPVAKHGITWNVFEFSRGYPRAPTVFDYLDLSGGRDSAIFYMDESLYQLAKPEPYTDYQMCGPLRAECSPDRLVGYVRDYFKKATSGSGYGHAIPSLPHLLVVHLPAPGRVGEAQGWKSVAYKDALKAVDKAMGTVLDLYRELGLMKRTTVFATSLSAFGETQFSSGEMSADPTAAVPVVPWIASGVGIKSGYAIRQPVSIMDTGATVMRALGLTTYTEWESHPVEEIFKTAFTAAPVSPLLQ; this is encoded by the coding sequence ATGAGTGATATCCGCACGTTTTCTGTCACTGCGGCAGCATTCCGTATGGCCCTTTTCCTGGGTGTGATTCTCTTGTTCTCCTCGACGTCTTCCATGGCGTTGGCCGCGCGCGGAGGAGGGGCTGGTGCACCGTCAACGCCTGAAGCGTCAACCGAACATGTGGTGTTGTTTGTGTTGGAAGGATTCGGCCAAGAGTCATTGAAAAGCGGGGCGATGCCGGTGCTGTCGTCCCTTGTCAAGGATGGATCCGTCACCTGGTCGGCCACTGCCGTTGCGCCCGCGCGTCGATTGCCGACGATGGCCTCGCTGGTGACGGGGATGCCGGTCGCCAAACACGGCATCACCTGGAACGTCTTTGAATTCAGCCGTGGGTATCCGCGCGCTCCCACCGTGTTTGACTATCTTGACCTGAGCGGAGGCCGGGACAGCGCCATCTTCTATATGGATGAGTCCTTGTATCAGCTCGCCAAGCCGGAACCGTATACGGACTATCAAATGTGTGGGCCACTCAGGGCCGAGTGCAGTCCCGACCGATTGGTCGGGTACGTGCGGGACTATTTCAAGAAGGCCACGAGCGGTTCCGGATATGGTCATGCCATTCCCTCGTTGCCTCATCTTCTGGTTGTTCATTTGCCGGCTCCCGGTCGCGTTGGCGAGGCCCAGGGCTGGAAATCGGTCGCATACAAAGACGCCTTAAAAGCCGTGGATAAGGCGATGGGCACGGTGCTGGATTTGTACCGTGAACTTGGCCTGATGAAACGGACGACGGTGTTTGCCACGTCGCTAAGCGCCTTTGGGGAAACGCAGTTCTCTTCAGGGGAGATGTCCGCCGACCCGACGGCTGCCGTTCCGGTGGTGCCGTGGATCGCGTCCGGAGTTGGGATTAAATCCGGTTATGCGATCCGTCAGCCTGTGTCGATCATGGATACCGGCGCGACCGTTATGCGCGCGCTGGGACTTACCACATACACTGAATGGGAGAGCCATCCTGTCGAAGAGATTTTCAAGACGGCATTCACGGCGGCTCCCGTCAGCCCACTGCTGCAATAG
- a CDS encoding HEAT repeat domain-containing protein, which produces MAQALDDLLDSLEDPDDATREEAAKSLAQLADPTTLDALIGACGDEYWSVRTRASWGVAKIGGPKAVEALIALFNDPIMEVRNEAVAAVVSLGAGQLDRLLTALKDERWRVREHAAKACGDLRNARAVDGLMFACRDRDGAVKSAAAEALGKIGDAKAVPALVKLFRDSSKIVRETAGIALVAIGQPSVDLLLETMKDKDFVVRCHAARALGGMTTDYQIGRSWVREPRVVDALIEALKDPDRAVREDATIALGMIGDPRAIDGLLEAMKDGAVKRHAIASLGMIGDPRALPAVLAALKGKGVRQDGTPTPGCIVSEDAFIKEAAATALGHFRDPRVIPDLIMLLKDGVLREKAAAALVLIGDSAIEPLISFLYDPKASEVEAEGERVLSYASVRLTAKDSLRLLVLQTLEQLGWTPPEEEASVDSSQADNLRVDRPLGDIGRFGPSGDFAKGSVR; this is translated from the coding sequence ATGGCACAGGCACTCGATGATCTGCTGGATTCCCTCGAAGATCCGGATGATGCGACCCGCGAGGAGGCCGCAAAATCTCTCGCACAGTTGGCGGACCCGACGACCCTGGATGCGCTGATCGGCGCTTGTGGCGACGAGTACTGGTCCGTCCGGACGCGCGCCAGCTGGGGCGTGGCGAAGATCGGCGGCCCCAAAGCCGTTGAAGCCCTGATCGCCTTGTTCAACGATCCGATCATGGAGGTCCGCAACGAAGCGGTGGCAGCCGTCGTCTCACTGGGGGCGGGCCAATTGGATCGCCTACTGACCGCGCTGAAAGACGAACGATGGCGGGTGCGGGAACACGCGGCGAAAGCCTGCGGTGATCTCCGCAATGCGCGCGCCGTCGACGGCTTGATGTTTGCCTGCCGGGATCGCGACGGTGCGGTGAAGAGCGCCGCCGCGGAAGCGCTGGGAAAAATCGGCGACGCGAAGGCTGTGCCTGCGTTGGTGAAGTTGTTCCGGGATTCGTCCAAGATCGTTCGTGAAACCGCCGGCATCGCGTTGGTCGCCATCGGACAGCCTTCGGTTGATCTGCTGCTCGAGACCATGAAGGATAAGGATTTTGTCGTGCGCTGCCATGCGGCTCGTGCGCTGGGAGGCATGACGACCGACTACCAAATCGGTCGAAGCTGGGTTCGCGAACCCCGCGTGGTTGATGCATTGATCGAGGCGTTGAAAGATCCGGATCGAGCGGTGCGGGAGGATGCGACGATCGCGTTAGGGATGATCGGGGATCCGCGCGCCATCGATGGGTTATTGGAAGCGATGAAAGACGGTGCCGTGAAGCGTCACGCGATCGCCTCGCTCGGGATGATTGGAGATCCACGCGCCCTTCCTGCCGTCTTGGCGGCGCTCAAGGGAAAAGGTGTACGCCAGGATGGAACGCCGACTCCCGGTTGCATCGTGAGTGAAGATGCATTCATCAAGGAGGCTGCCGCCACGGCGCTCGGACATTTCCGCGATCCGCGCGTAATCCCTGACCTCATCATGCTGTTGAAAGACGGCGTCTTGCGTGAGAAGGCCGCTGCTGCGCTGGTGCTGATCGGTGACTCGGCTATCGAGCCGCTGATTTCCTTCCTCTACGATCCTAAGGCCTCGGAGGTCGAAGCCGAGGGGGAGCGGGTGCTCTCCTATGCCTCGGTGCGGTTGACGGCCAAAGATTCTCTGCGGTTGCTGGTGCTGCAAACGTTGGAGCAGCTCGGGTGGACTCCTCCGGAAGAAGAAGCGTCGGTGGATTCCAGCCAGGCCGACAATCTTCGCGTCGATCGGCCCTTGGGGGATATCGGGCGCTTCGGCCCGAGCGGAGATTTTGCAAAAGGATCGGTGCGGTAA